A genomic stretch from Georgenia muralis includes:
- the carA gene encoding glutamine-hydrolyzing carbamoyl-phosphate synthase small subunit: protein MSAPTSQASGTAPRGALREPALIVLEDGLVLRGSAYAATGRTVGEIVFSTGMTGYQETLTDPSYHRQIVVMTAPHIGNTGVNDEDPESHRIWVAGFVVRDAARRASSWRSQRELEDELAEQGVVGICDVDTRALTRHLRERGVMRAGIFSGAALPAGAENLTEQATEVLLDVVRESPEMLGADLAREVSTEAAYTVEPTDDHAGDPVATVVAVDLGIKSRTPQQLAARGVRVHVVPQSVTLAEVLALKPDGVFFSNGPGDPEAATHEVDLLRGVLDAGLPFFGICFGNQLLGRALGYGTYKLEYGHRGVNQPVLDRETGKVEITAHNHGFAVDAPIGEPSTAPFEGGRYGRVEVSHVGLNDNVVEGLRAMDIPAFSVQYHPEAAAGPHDAEHLFDRFVRLMHDHPRTGAAGGPTDESENS from the coding sequence ATGAGCGCCCCCACCAGCCAGGCGTCCGGCACCGCCCCCCGCGGCGCCCTGCGCGAGCCCGCGCTCATCGTCCTCGAGGACGGTCTCGTCCTGCGCGGCAGCGCCTACGCCGCCACCGGCCGCACGGTCGGCGAGATCGTCTTCTCCACCGGGATGACCGGATACCAGGAGACCCTCACCGACCCCTCCTACCACCGCCAGATCGTCGTCATGACCGCCCCGCACATCGGCAACACCGGCGTCAACGACGAGGACCCGGAGTCGCACCGGATCTGGGTGGCCGGCTTCGTCGTGCGCGACGCCGCCCGCCGCGCCTCGTCGTGGCGCTCCCAGCGCGAGCTGGAGGACGAGCTCGCCGAGCAGGGCGTCGTGGGGATCTGCGACGTCGACACCCGGGCCCTGACCCGGCACCTGCGCGAACGCGGGGTCATGCGCGCCGGCATCTTCTCCGGCGCAGCCCTGCCCGCGGGCGCCGAGAACCTCACCGAGCAGGCCACCGAGGTGCTCCTCGACGTCGTCCGCGAGTCCCCGGAGATGCTCGGCGCCGACCTGGCGCGCGAGGTCAGCACCGAGGCCGCGTACACCGTCGAGCCCACCGACGACCACGCCGGCGACCCGGTCGCGACCGTCGTCGCCGTCGACCTCGGCATCAAGTCCCGCACCCCGCAGCAGCTCGCCGCGCGGGGGGTACGGGTCCACGTGGTCCCGCAGTCGGTCACCCTCGCCGAGGTCCTGGCCCTGAAGCCCGACGGGGTGTTCTTCTCCAACGGCCCCGGCGACCCCGAGGCCGCCACCCACGAGGTGGACCTCCTGCGCGGCGTCCTCGACGCCGGGCTGCCGTTCTTCGGCATCTGCTTCGGCAACCAGCTCCTCGGCCGGGCGCTCGGGTACGGCACGTACAAGCTCGAGTACGGCCACCGCGGGGTCAACCAGCCGGTCCTGGACCGCGAGACCGGCAAGGTGGAGATCACCGCGCACAACCACGGCTTCGCCGTCGACGCCCCCATCGGCGAGCCGTCCACCGCCCCCTTCGAGGGTGGGCGGTACGGCCGCGTGGAGGTCTCGCACGTGGGTCTCAACGACAACGTCGTGGAGGGCCTGCGCGCCATGGACATCCCCGCCTTCTCGGTGCAGTACCACCCCGAGGCGGCGGCCGGCCCGCACGACGCGGAGCACCTCTTCGACCGGTTCGTCCGGCTCATGCACGACCACCCCCGCACCGGCGCCGCCGGCGGCCCCACCGACGAGAGCGAGAACAGCTGA
- the nusB gene encoding transcription antitermination factor NusB has protein sequence MAARTKARRRALDVLFEADQKGRGDTADDLLALLEERKQITVAQGPFPPYAAEIVTGVAAHGGEIDELLRTYSQGWSLERMAAVDRAILRLGAWELLYNDDVPDAVAVDEAVNLATELSTDESPSFVNGLLARLMEIKPTL, from the coding sequence GTGGCCGCACGCACCAAGGCCCGACGCCGGGCGTTGGACGTCCTGTTCGAGGCCGACCAGAAGGGCCGTGGTGACACGGCCGACGACCTGCTCGCCCTGCTGGAGGAGCGCAAGCAGATCACGGTCGCGCAGGGCCCGTTCCCGCCGTACGCGGCGGAGATCGTCACCGGTGTCGCCGCCCACGGCGGGGAGATCGACGAGCTGCTGCGCACCTACTCCCAGGGCTGGTCGCTCGAGCGGATGGCGGCGGTCGACCGGGCCATCCTCCGCCTGGGCGCGTGGGAGCTCCTCTACAACGACGACGTCCCCGACGCGGTCGCCGTCGACGAGGCGGTCAACCTCGCCACCGAGCTGTCCACGGACGAGTCCCCGTCGTTTGTCAACGGGCTGCTCGCACGGCTCATGGAGATCAAGCCCACCCTCTGA
- a CDS encoding dihydroorotase, with protein sequence MTDHLVRGARLLGGDPADLLLRGGRIAAVGADASRAAGRDAVVVDADGLVALPGLVDLHTHLREPGREDTETVATGTRAAALGGFTAVHAMANTSPVADTAGVVEQVWNLGREAGWVDVHPVGAVSVGLEGKVLAELGAMAQSAARVRVFSDDGRCVADPVLMRRALEYVKGLDGVIAQHAQEPRLTEGAQMHEGAVSAELGLAGWPAVAEESIIARDVLLAEHVGSRLHVLHLSTAGSVDIVRWAKARGIAVTAEVTPHHLLLTDELARSYDPLFKVNPPLRTAEDVEAVRAGLADGTIDTVGTDHAPHAAEDKDCEWAAGAFGMTGLETALSVVQEVMVDSGRLTWADVARVMSEAPARIGRVTGHGRPLAVGEPANLTLVDPAARRVVDPAAQATRSRNTPCAGRELPGRVVATFLRGRPTVVDGAPVAREEAGA encoded by the coding sequence ATGACCGACCACCTCGTCCGCGGCGCACGCCTGCTCGGCGGCGACCCGGCCGACCTGCTCCTGCGCGGGGGCCGCATCGCCGCCGTCGGCGCCGACGCCTCCCGTGCGGCCGGGCGCGACGCCGTCGTCGTCGACGCCGACGGCCTGGTCGCACTGCCCGGCCTGGTCGACCTGCACACCCACCTGCGCGAACCGGGCCGGGAGGACACCGAGACGGTCGCGACCGGGACCCGTGCCGCGGCGCTGGGCGGCTTCACGGCGGTGCACGCCATGGCCAACACCTCCCCGGTCGCGGACACCGCCGGCGTCGTCGAGCAGGTGTGGAACCTCGGCCGCGAGGCCGGCTGGGTCGACGTCCACCCCGTCGGTGCCGTCTCCGTCGGCCTCGAGGGCAAGGTCCTGGCCGAGCTCGGGGCCATGGCCCAGTCCGCCGCCCGCGTGCGGGTGTTCTCCGACGACGGCCGGTGCGTCGCGGACCCCGTGCTCATGCGGCGCGCCCTGGAGTACGTCAAGGGCCTCGACGGCGTCATCGCCCAGCACGCCCAGGAGCCGCGCCTGACCGAGGGCGCCCAGATGCACGAGGGCGCGGTCTCGGCCGAGCTCGGCCTCGCCGGCTGGCCGGCGGTGGCGGAGGAGTCGATCATCGCCCGGGACGTCCTCCTCGCCGAGCACGTCGGCTCCCGGCTCCACGTGCTGCACCTGTCCACCGCCGGCTCGGTCGACATCGTCCGGTGGGCCAAGGCCCGCGGCATCGCGGTGACGGCGGAGGTCACCCCGCACCACCTGCTCCTCACCGACGAGCTCGCCCGCAGCTACGACCCGCTGTTCAAGGTCAACCCGCCGCTGCGCACCGCCGAGGACGTCGAGGCGGTCCGGGCAGGCCTGGCCGACGGCACCATCGACACCGTCGGCACCGACCACGCCCCGCACGCGGCCGAGGACAAGGACTGCGAGTGGGCGGCCGGGGCCTTCGGCATGACCGGCCTGGAGACCGCCCTGTCGGTGGTCCAGGAGGTCATGGTGGACAGCGGCCGGCTGACCTGGGCCGACGTCGCGCGCGTCATGTCCGAGGCGCCGGCCCGGATCGGCCGTGTCACCGGCCACGGCCGGCCCCTCGCCGTCGGCGAGCCGGCCAACCTCACCCTGGTCGACCCCGCCGCGCGCCGGGTCGTCGACCCGGCCGCCCAGGCCACCCGCAGCCGCAACACCCCTTGTGCCGGCCGGGAGCTCCCCGGTCGGGTGGTCGCGACGTTCCTGCGGGGACGTCCCACCGTTGTCGACGGCGCCCCCGTGGCGCGTGAGGAGGCAGGCGCATGA
- the aroD gene encoding type I 3-dehydroquinate dehydratase, with the protein MRTVRLKNVVLGEDPTKVIVPITGADAATLVEELRAVRAVAGVVDVVEWRADHLTRVAGPDVLAADVLAAGRLVAAEAGDLPVLFTFRTAEEGGAAAIADEDYADLTIALARSGVVDAVDVELFRDEQQVRRVVAAAHEAGVAVVMSTHDFAGTPATQEILDRLGRMVELGADVAKLAATPRDAGDVLTLLDATWTMSRRTDRPLITMAMGQVGVASRLVGGVFGSAATFGSVGAASAPGQVPVGELSRVLRVLGGG; encoded by the coding sequence GTGCGCACGGTCCGACTCAAGAACGTCGTCCTCGGCGAGGACCCGACGAAGGTGATCGTCCCGATCACCGGTGCCGACGCCGCGACCCTCGTCGAGGAGCTGCGCGCGGTGCGGGCCGTCGCCGGCGTCGTCGACGTCGTGGAGTGGCGGGCGGACCACCTGACCCGGGTGGCCGGGCCCGACGTGCTCGCGGCCGACGTGCTCGCGGCCGGACGGCTCGTCGCCGCCGAGGCCGGCGACCTGCCCGTGCTCTTCACCTTCCGCACCGCCGAGGAGGGCGGTGCCGCGGCGATCGCCGACGAGGACTACGCCGACCTCACGATCGCGCTCGCCCGGTCGGGCGTCGTCGATGCCGTCGACGTCGAGCTGTTCCGGGACGAGCAGCAGGTGCGGCGGGTGGTCGCGGCCGCCCACGAGGCGGGTGTCGCCGTCGTCATGTCCACCCACGACTTCGCCGGCACCCCGGCGACGCAGGAGATCCTCGACCGCCTGGGCCGGATGGTCGAGCTCGGCGCGGACGTCGCCAAGCTCGCCGCGACACCCCGGGACGCCGGGGACGTGCTGACCCTGCTCGACGCCACGTGGACCATGAGCCGTCGCACGGACCGCCCGCTCATCACCATGGCGATGGGCCAGGTGGGTGTGGCCTCGCGGCTCGTGGGCGGGGTGTTCGGCTCGGCCGCCACCTTCGGGAGCGTCGGCGCGGCGTCGGCACCCGGCCAGGTGCCGGTGGGCGAGCTGAGCCGGGTCCTGCGAGTCCTCGGCGGCGGGTAA
- a CDS encoding aspartate carbamoyltransferase catalytic subunit, whose translation MRHLLSAADLDHDAAVGVLDTAEAMAATQGRTMKKLPTLRGRTVVNLFFEDSTRTRISFEAAAKRLSADVINFSAKGSSVSKGESLKDTAQTLQAMGADGVVIRHQASGAPHRLAHSGWIDVPVLNAGDGTHQHPTQALLDAFTLRRHLHARGVITAWRVAGATPAPTGSDLAGTSVVIVGDVLHSRVARSNVQLLSTLGARVTLVGPPTLLPVGIDGWPATVRYDLDEAVEADAPDAVMMLRVQRERMSSAGGGFFPSPQEYHRRYGLDGPRLRALPEHAIVMHPGPMNRGLEISAEAADSPRSTIVEQVANGVSVRMAVLYLLLSGGTDGGIS comes from the coding sequence ATGAGGCACCTCCTCTCCGCCGCCGACCTCGACCACGACGCGGCCGTCGGCGTCCTCGACACCGCCGAGGCGATGGCCGCCACCCAGGGCCGGACGATGAAGAAGCTGCCCACCCTGCGCGGGCGGACGGTCGTCAACCTCTTCTTCGAGGACTCCACCCGCACGCGGATCTCCTTCGAGGCGGCCGCCAAGCGCCTGAGCGCCGACGTCATCAACTTCTCCGCCAAGGGCTCCTCGGTGTCCAAGGGCGAGTCCCTCAAGGACACCGCCCAGACCCTGCAGGCGATGGGCGCCGACGGCGTCGTCATCCGCCACCAGGCCTCCGGCGCCCCGCACCGGCTCGCCCACTCGGGCTGGATCGACGTCCCCGTCCTCAACGCCGGCGACGGCACGCACCAGCACCCCACCCAGGCCCTGCTCGACGCGTTCACCCTGCGCCGCCACCTCCACGCCCGCGGCGTCATCACCGCGTGGCGGGTCGCCGGCGCCACCCCCGCCCCGACCGGCTCCGACCTCGCCGGGACGTCGGTCGTCATCGTCGGCGACGTCCTCCACTCCCGCGTCGCCCGGTCGAACGTCCAGCTCCTCTCCACCCTGGGGGCCAGGGTCACCCTCGTCGGCCCGCCCACCCTGCTCCCGGTCGGCATCGACGGCTGGCCCGCGACGGTCCGCTACGACCTCGACGAGGCCGTCGAGGCCGACGCCCCCGACGCGGTGATGATGCTGCGCGTCCAGCGCGAGCGGATGTCCAGCGCCGGCGGCGGGTTCTTCCCCTCGCCGCAGGAGTACCACCGCCGCTACGGCCTGGACGGCCCGCGGCTGCGCGCCCTGCCCGAGCACGCCATCGTCATGCACCCGGGACCGATGAACCGCGGCCTGGAGATCAGCGCCGAGGCCGCCGACTCCCCGCGCTCGACCATCGTCGAGCAGGTCGCGAACGGCGTCTCGGTCCGCATGGCCGTGCTGTACCTGCTCCTGTCCGGGGGCACCGACGGAGGGATCTCATGA
- a CDS encoding shikimate kinase, protein MTQIPTLVLLGAPGAGKSTVGALLADRLGVELLDTDDLLAARVGTDVGDYFLDAGEERFREVEAEVAAAALGRPGVVALGGGAVPGVAQRLEAYRGDGGTVVFLDVSLAAAMPRVGLNAPRAVVVGSPRAQYAAMANARRPVYAAAADAVVDTSSLSPTEVAEAVLAVLRG, encoded by the coding sequence GTGACCCAGATCCCCACGCTCGTCCTCCTCGGTGCCCCCGGTGCCGGGAAGTCCACGGTCGGCGCGCTCCTCGCCGACCGGCTGGGGGTCGAGCTCCTCGACACCGACGACCTCCTCGCGGCGCGGGTGGGCACGGACGTGGGGGACTACTTCCTCGATGCCGGCGAGGAGCGGTTCCGCGAGGTCGAGGCCGAGGTGGCCGCGGCCGCGCTCGGCCGGCCCGGCGTGGTCGCGCTGGGCGGGGGAGCCGTCCCGGGCGTGGCACAGCGTCTGGAGGCCTACCGCGGCGACGGCGGGACGGTCGTCTTCCTCGACGTCTCGCTCGCGGCGGCGATGCCGCGCGTCGGCCTCAACGCCCCGCGGGCGGTCGTCGTGGGTTCCCCGCGCGCCCAGTACGCCGCCATGGCGAACGCACGCCGGCCCGTCTACGCAGCGGCCGCCGACGCCGTCGTCGACACCTCGTCCCTCAGTCCGACCGAGGTTGCCGAGGCGGTCCTGGCGGTCCTGCGCGGCTGA
- the pyrR gene encoding bifunctional pyr operon transcriptional regulator/uracil phosphoribosyltransferase PyrR, which translates to MTSTPRQVLSDADVSRSLTRIAHEILERNHGSDDVVVLGIPTRGVPLAERVARRMAGTEGGREIPVGSLDITMYRDDLRSHPTRPLGPTSLPAGGIDDKVVVLVDDVLFSGRTVRAALDALQDLGRPRAVQLAVLVDRGHRELPIRADYVGKNLPTARSERVSVQLSEIDGAADAVTIAGEAR; encoded by the coding sequence GTGACCAGCACGCCCCGACAGGTCCTTTCCGACGCCGACGTCTCCCGGTCCCTCACCCGGATCGCGCACGAGATCCTCGAACGCAACCACGGCAGCGACGACGTCGTCGTCCTGGGCATCCCGACCCGCGGCGTACCGCTCGCCGAGCGCGTCGCCCGACGCATGGCCGGCACCGAGGGCGGCCGGGAGATCCCGGTCGGGTCCCTCGACATCACCATGTACCGCGACGACCTGCGGTCCCACCCCACCCGGCCGCTGGGCCCGACGTCGCTCCCGGCGGGCGGGATCGACGACAAGGTCGTCGTCCTCGTCGACGACGTCCTGTTCTCCGGCCGGACGGTCCGCGCCGCCCTGGACGCCCTCCAGGACCTCGGGCGCCCCCGGGCCGTCCAGCTCGCCGTCCTCGTCGACCGCGGCCACCGCGAGCTGCCCATCCGCGCCGACTACGTGGGGAAGAACCTGCCCACCGCCCGCAGCGAGCGGGTGAGCGTGCAGCTGTCGGAGATCGACGGCGCCGCCGACGCCGTGACGATCGCGGGGGAGGCACGATGA
- a CDS encoding CinA family protein: protein MTTLIDGAQPLLDDIAARARTSGVRVAVAESLTAGLLATQLGAAEGASTWFAGGVVSYLDEVKFTVLGVDPGPVVTARCAEQMADGVARLTGADVTVSVTGVGGPGPQEGRPAGTVFVGGHLRGTARHEEHHLPGDPEDVLTGTVLRALEMLRRLLDEA from the coding sequence ATGACCACGCTCATCGACGGCGCGCAGCCGCTCCTCGACGACATCGCCGCCCGGGCGCGGACCTCGGGGGTGAGGGTCGCGGTGGCCGAGTCCCTCACGGCCGGGCTCCTGGCCACCCAGCTCGGCGCCGCCGAGGGGGCGTCCACCTGGTTCGCCGGCGGCGTGGTGTCCTACCTCGACGAGGTCAAGTTCACGGTCCTGGGCGTGGACCCGGGCCCGGTGGTCACGGCGCGGTGCGCGGAGCAGATGGCCGACGGCGTCGCCCGCCTCACCGGTGCCGACGTCACGGTCTCGGTCACGGGCGTCGGCGGTCCGGGGCCGCAGGAGGGACGGCCCGCCGGCACGGTGTTCGTCGGCGGGCACCTGCGCGGCACGGCCCGTCACGAGGAGCACCACCTGCCGGGCGACCCCGAGGACGTCCTCACCGGCACGGTGCTGCGCGCGCTGGAGATGCTGCGGCGTCTGCTCGACGAGGCCTGA
- the efp gene encoding elongation factor P, whose translation MATTNDLKNGLVLNIDGQLWQVVEFQHVKPGKGPAFVRTKLKNVMSGKTVDKTFNAGIKVETATVDRRDMQFLYKDGTDFVFMDSETYEQIHVPAETVGDAANFLLENQEAIVATHEGTVLFVELPASVVLEITYTEPGLQGDRSSAGTKPATVETGYEIQVPLFLEIGTKVKVDTRSGDYLGRVS comes from the coding sequence GTGGCGACGACGAACGACCTGAAGAACGGCCTCGTGCTCAACATCGACGGACAGCTCTGGCAGGTCGTCGAGTTCCAGCACGTCAAGCCGGGCAAGGGCCCCGCCTTCGTCCGCACCAAGCTCAAGAACGTCATGTCGGGCAAGACCGTCGACAAGACCTTCAACGCGGGCATCAAGGTCGAGACCGCGACGGTCGACCGCCGCGACATGCAGTTCCTGTACAAGGACGGCACCGACTTCGTCTTCATGGACTCCGAGACGTACGAGCAGATCCACGTCCCGGCCGAGACGGTCGGCGACGCCGCGAACTTCCTCCTGGAGAACCAGGAGGCCATCGTCGCCACGCACGAGGGCACGGTGCTCTTCGTCGAGCTGCCCGCCTCGGTCGTCCTCGAGATCACCTACACCGAGCCGGGTCTCCAGGGCGACCGCTCCTCGGCCGGCACCAAGCCCGCCACCGTGGAGACCGGCTACGAGATCCAGGTCCCGCTGTTCCTCGAGATCGGCACCAAGGTCAAGGTGGACACCCGCTCGGGCGACTACCTCGGTCGCGTCAGCTGA